ttaaaatggtggaataaaagtttttccttttccttttatgaaGTGGCCAGATAGACTGAAACAGTATCTGAGTGAAGAATCCATAAAATTAAACTAGTAATTTTGGGCGTGCTGGGCAAGCAAAACCTATAATCTTTAACATCAAATTAAATCTTAGCTATTCTTTTGATTTCTTGAGGTACCTTGTTCTGTAGCCTCAGCTGGCTCCTGGAACTTGTGGTCCTCCTGTTTGTCTTTCAAGTACTAGGACTCTATATATATTCTTGCACTACCATGCTCAGCCTAGATATTTAATCATGTGACACTGATATCACCAAAGGAACCAGCAATATCACCTCACTGTCATTTCCACTATCTTTCCACAGGGTGGACCTGCATGATTTCTTCCTGGGGATGTCATGGctgaaaacacagacagaaaccaGATTGAGAAACTCCTAAACAGAGTGAAGGAACTGGAACAGGAGGTGGAAagacttaagaaaaagaaagaacaggccAACAATATAAAAGACTCAAGCATCAGAGAAAATTCGTTAGGCTCTGGAAAAGCTAAGCGTGCTTTTGATTTCAGTGCTCATGGCCGTAGACATGTAGCTCTAAAAATAGCCTATCTAGGCTGGGGATACCAGGGCTTTGCCagtcaggaaaacacaagcaataCAATTGAAGAGAAACTGTTTGAGGCTTTAACTAAGACCCGACTAGTAGAAAGCAGACAGACATCCAACTATCATAGGTGTGGTCGAACAGACAAAGGTGTTAGTGCCTTTGGACAGGTAAGGGCCAATACTTTGCTTCTCAGAGCCAGTAATAACAGGGAAATCTGAGTGTACATACTGAGTTTTGATATCTCTCTACAATTCCACAGGTGATTTCTTTAGACCTACGTTCTCAGTTTCCAACGAGCAGGGATTCAGAAGATTCTAATTTAAAGCATGAAGCTGATGATCTTGCTAAAGAGATCCGTTATACTCACATTCTCAATCGGGTGCTTCCTGCAGACATCCGAGTATTGGCCTGGGCCCCTGTAGAACCTAGCTTCAGTGCTAGGTTTAGCTGTCTTGAGCGGACTTATCGCTATTTTTTCCCTCGTGCGGATTTAGATATTGCAACCATGAATTATGCAGCTCAGAAATATGTTGGCACTCATGATTTCAGAAACTTGTGTAAAATGGATGTAGCCAATGGAGTGATTAATTTTCAGAGGACTATTCTGTGTGCACAAGTACAACTAGTGGCCCAGAGCCCAGGCGAGGAGAGAAGGCAAGAACCATTCCAGTTATGTCAATTTGAAGTAATTGGCCAGGCATTCTTGTACCATCAAGTTCGGTGTATGATGGCTATCCTCTTCCTGATTGGCCAAGGAATGGAGAAGCCAGAGATTATTGATGAATTGCTGAACATACAGAAAAATCCCCAGAAACCTCAATATAGGTAAGTTAAATCAAATTAGTATATCCTTGTCCCTCCCATTATTGAAATTATTCACCAATGACTGTAAAACCACCTAACCATCTCCCCAACTTTCCCTGTAAGCTTATAATTTGTAGACTGTTATGGA
This portion of the Mus musculus strain C57BL/6J chromosome 9, GRCm38.p6 C57BL/6J genome encodes:
- the Pus3 gene encoding tRNA pseudouridine(38/39) synthase — translated: MAENTDRNQIEKLLNRVKELEQEVERLKKKKEQANNIKDSSIRENSLGSGKAKRAFDFSAHGRRHVALKIAYLGWGYQGFASQENTSNTIEEKLFEALTKTRLVESRQTSNYHRCGRTDKGVSAFGQVISLDLRSQFPTSRDSEDSNLKHEADDLAKEIRYTHILNRVLPADIRVLAWAPVEPSFSARFSCLERTYRYFFPRADLDIATMNYAAQKYVGTHDFRNLCKMDVANGVINFQRTILCAQVQLVAQSPGEERRQEPFQLCQFEVIGQAFLYHQVRCMMAILFLIGQGMEKPEIIDELLNIQKNPQKPQYSMAVEFPLVLYDCKFENTKWIYDHEVQEFNVTHLQQLWANHAVKTHMLYSMLQGLDSVMVTCAAGTKMDEATEWRNIQPPVIKHTSAFVEGVKMRTYKPLMDRPKCQGLESRIRHFVSRGRIEHPHLLHKEEIKARRDCADKEENTVVENPSKRVCIIDAEINSIA